The Streptomyces sp. NBC_01275 genome has a segment encoding these proteins:
- a CDS encoding helix-turn-helix transcriptional regulator: MPPRRVITGRSQEPRRRFAEELRLLRTGKGESLRQLAEVLGWDASNFGKMEGGQSLGSPEIVEALDQYYGTTPMLLVLWELAVADPSQFKEQYRRYMLLESEAVGLWQFSVSSPPGLLQTDGYAHEALTAGGLRGQELTQQVEARTSRRKLLEGAEAPPFRAILAEAVLRNSLRDLGEWRRQLEYLLEVAERPNVTLHVLPFGSGPHGLMNTDTMFLRLLDARTVAYTENDVRGELIEETGKVEALHRTYDAVRDLALNPAESRTFILRMLEEVPCEPST, from the coding sequence ATGCCGCCAAGGCGGGTGATCACGGGACGGAGCCAGGAACCCCGGCGACGGTTCGCGGAAGAACTGCGCTTACTGCGCACCGGCAAGGGGGAGAGCCTCCGGCAGCTGGCGGAGGTGCTGGGGTGGGACGCGTCCAACTTCGGGAAGATGGAGGGGGGTCAGAGCCTGGGCAGCCCGGAGATCGTCGAGGCGCTGGATCAGTACTACGGTACGACGCCGATGTTGCTGGTGTTGTGGGAGTTGGCGGTCGCGGATCCGTCGCAGTTCAAGGAGCAGTACCGCAGGTACATGCTGCTGGAGTCCGAGGCGGTGGGGCTGTGGCAGTTCTCGGTGAGCTCGCCCCCGGGTCTGCTTCAGACAGACGGGTACGCGCATGAGGCGCTAACGGCGGGCGGGCTCCGGGGGCAGGAGCTGACTCAGCAGGTCGAGGCGCGTACGAGTCGACGGAAGTTGCTGGAGGGGGCCGAGGCCCCGCCGTTCCGGGCGATCCTTGCCGAAGCGGTGCTGCGCAATTCCCTGCGCGATCTGGGGGAGTGGCGGCGGCAGTTGGAGTATCTGCTGGAGGTGGCGGAGCGCCCGAACGTCACCCTTCATGTGCTGCCGTTCGGCTCTGGCCCACACGGCCTGATGAACACCGACACGATGTTCCTGCGGTTGCTGGACGCCCGTACCGTCGCCTATACCGAAAACGACGTACGGGGCGAACTGATCGAGGAAACAGGCAAGGTTGAGGCCCTGCACCGCACATATGATGCGGTACGTGACCTGGCGCTGAACCCTGCCGAGTCGCGGACGTTCATCTTGCGGATGTTGGAGGAAGTGCCGTGCGAGCCATCGACCTGA
- a CDS encoding aldo/keto reductase produces the protein MTMHTRALGATGPQVSALGLGCMGMSALYGDADRAEGIATIHAALDAGVTLLDTGDFYGMGHNELLIGEALRTAPAALREQALLSVKFGALRDPDGGWTGYDGRPAAVRNFAAYSLQRLGVDHIDVYRIARLDPAVPIEETVGAIAELVEKGYVRHIGLSEVGAETIRKAAATAPIADLQIEYSLISRGIEETILPTTRELGIAITAYGVLSRGLISGHFGHDRQLAANDFRAYSPRFQGDNLRHNLDLVEALRKVAEAKGVSVAQTVIAWVLAQGEDIVPLIGARTPERLAESLGALDVTLDADDLAAIERAVPADAAAGDRYSAAAMAHLDSER, from the coding sequence ATGACGATGCACACGCGCGCCCTCGGCGCGACCGGCCCCCAGGTCTCCGCCCTCGGTCTGGGCTGCATGGGCATGTCCGCGTTGTACGGCGACGCGGACCGGGCCGAGGGGATCGCCACGATCCACGCGGCCCTGGACGCCGGAGTGACGCTCCTGGACACCGGCGACTTCTACGGCATGGGGCACAACGAACTGCTCATCGGCGAAGCCCTCCGCACGGCCCCCGCGGCCCTGCGGGAGCAGGCGCTGCTGAGTGTGAAGTTCGGGGCGCTGCGCGACCCGGACGGCGGCTGGACCGGGTACGACGGCCGGCCCGCCGCCGTACGGAACTTCGCCGCCTACTCCCTCCAACGCCTCGGCGTCGACCACATCGACGTCTACCGCATCGCCCGGCTCGACCCGGCCGTGCCGATCGAGGAGACGGTCGGCGCGATCGCGGAGCTGGTGGAGAAGGGATACGTCCGGCACATCGGGCTGAGCGAGGTCGGCGCGGAGACGATCCGCAAGGCCGCCGCCACCGCCCCGATCGCGGACCTCCAGATCGAGTACTCGCTGATCTCCCGAGGCATCGAGGAGACGATTCTGCCGACCACCCGTGAGCTGGGGATCGCGATCACGGCGTACGGCGTGCTGTCCCGGGGGCTGATCTCGGGCCACTTCGGCCATGACCGGCAGCTCGCCGCGAACGACTTCCGCGCCTACTCGCCCCGCTTCCAGGGCGACAACCTCCGGCACAACCTCGACCTCGTCGAGGCGCTGCGCAAGGTCGCCGAGGCCAAGGGCGTCAGCGTGGCGCAGACGGTGATCGCCTGGGTGCTGGCGCAGGGCGAGGACATCGTGCCGCTGATCGGCGCGCGGACCCCGGAGCGGCTCGCGGAGTCGCTGGGCGCGCTGGACGTGACGCTGGACGCGGACGACCTCGCGGCGATCGAGCGGGCGGTGCCCGCCGACGCGGCCGCCGGCGACCGCTACAGCGCCGCCGCCATGGCCCACCTCGACAGCGAGCGCTGA
- a CDS encoding DUF397 domain-containing protein: protein MRAIDLSSVTWRKSSYSNTDGGNCLEVADGTPSLVPVRDSKDPSQGALLFDAAAWSRFIAWKRND, encoded by the coding sequence GTGCGAGCCATCGACCTGAGCAGTGTCACGTGGCGCAAGAGCAGCTACAGCAACACGGACGGCGGTAACTGCCTCGAGGTCGCCGACGGCACCCCCTCCCTCGTCCCCGTCCGGGACAGCAAGGACCCCTCCCAGGGTGCCCTCCTCTTCGACGCGGCGGCCTGGAGTCGCTTCATCGCGTGGAAGCGCAATGACTGA